One Papaver somniferum cultivar HN1 chromosome 10, ASM357369v1, whole genome shotgun sequence genomic window carries:
- the LOC113317972 gene encoding (S)-tetrahydroprotoberberine N-methyltransferase-like, protein MGSIDEVKKESAGETLGRLLKGEIKDEELKKLIKFQFEKRLQWGYKSSHQEQLSFNLDFIKSLKKMEMSGEIETMNKETYELPSEFLEAVFGKTVKQSMCYFKHESATIDEAEEAAHELYCERAQIKDGQTVLDIGCGQGGLVLYIAQKYKNCHVTGLTNSKAQVNYLLKQAEKLGLTNVDAILADVTQYESDKTYDRLLMIEAIEHMKNLQLFMKKLSTWMTKESLLFVDHICHKTFAHFFEAVDEDDWYSGFIFPPGCATILAANSLLYFQDDVSVVDHWVVNGMHMARSVDIWRKALDKNMEAAKEILLPGLGGSHEAVNGVVTHIRTFCMGGYEQFSMNNGDEWMVAQLLFKKK, encoded by the exons ATGGGTTCAATAGATGAAGTGAAGAAGGAATCAGCAGGGGAAACACTAGGGAGATTGTTGAAAGGAGAGATTAAAGATGAGGAACTCAAGAAGCTGATTAAGTTTCAATTCGAAAAACGTCTGCAATGGGGTTATAAATCATCTCATCAAGAACAACTCTCCTTCAACCTTGACTTCATTAAAT CCTTGAAAAAGATGGAAATGTCAGGAGAGATTGAGACAATGAACAAGGAAACCTATGAATTACCGTCTGAATTCTTAGAGGCAGTTTTTGGAAAAACTGTCAAGCAAAG TATGTGTTACTTCAAACATGAATCAGCAACAATAGACGAAGCAGAAGAAGCTGCACATGAATTATACTGCGAACGAGCACAAATCAAAGATGGACAAACTGTTCTTGACATTGGTTGTGGTCAAGGTGGTCTAGTTCTATACATCGCTCAGAAATATAAGAACTGTCATGTTACAGGGCTCACTAATTCAAAGGCACAAGTCAATTACTTACTCAAGCAAGCAGA GAAGCTTGGGTTGACAAACGTCGACGCCATACTAGCAGATGTTACTCAGTATGAATCTGACAAGACATACGATCGTCTACTTATGATCGAAGCCATAGAG cacatgaaaaatttacagctgtTCATGAAGAAACTATCAACTTGGATGACAAAAGAAAGTCTTCTCTTTGTGGACCATATCTGCCACAAAACATTTGCTCACTTTTTTGAG GCCGTCGACGAGGATGACTGGTACTCTGGTTTCATCTTCCCCCCTGGTTGTGCAACGATACTAGCTGCTAATAGTCTCCTCTATTTCCAG GATGATGTTTCAGTTGTGGATCATTGGGTTGTCAACGGAATGCACATGGCTCGTTCAGT AGACATTTGGAGAAAGGCGCTAGACAAAAATATGGAAGCTGCAAAAGAAATTCTATTACCTGGACTTGGAGGAAGCCACGAAGCAGTGAATGGAGTCGTTACTCACATTAGAACATTCTGTATGGGAGGCTATGAACAATTCTCAATGAACAATGGAGATGAGTGGATGGTTGCGCAGCTACTTTTCAAGAAGAAGTAG
- the LOC113316381 gene encoding F-box protein At3g07870-like → MGRFNDLPKGITFEILTRLPTESALECKLVCKIWRDLVNLPSFSELHLNHLNSADDDSGKLNFIIMSSEQGLAEFYYTEYENNCDGTPFIRQTRMNLNLPCMDYCFSGSHSGLICFDTWEDDNCIPAYICNPVTRECIMLPRSQGDYWWTGFGYIHSTNEYKVVSIYESEGESNVGIVQVYTVGSGTGWRNEGTADVNMEYVSKFSGRFVSGAIHWENHHAGTIIAFHLNDEKFSELPAPPCWTPNAPRSSICLRVLGDFLCSIYYPTDRSSEIWLFKKNKDTCNDLRWRKEFSFDSYIWGAFGFTKSGRLLCY, encoded by the coding sequence ATGGGAAGGTTCAACGATCTACCAAAAGGGATTACATTTGAAATTCTAACTCGATTACCAACGGAATCTGCTTTGGAGTGTAAATTGGTTTGCAAAATTTGGAGAGATCTTGTTAATCTTCCATCCTTCTCTGAATTGCACTTGAACCATCTTAATTCTGCTGATGATGATTCTGGTAAGTTGAATTTTATTATTATGAGTTCTGAACAAGGGCTTGCTGAATTTTATTACACTGAGTATGAAAATAATTGTGATGGCACACCCTTTATTAGACAAACAAGGATGAATTTAAACCTTCCATGTATGGATTATTGTTTTTCTGGTTCACATAGTGGTTTAATTTGCTTCGACACATGGGAGGATGATAATTGTATACCTGCTTATATTTGCAATCCAGTCACCAGAGAATGTATTATGCTTCCAAGATCTCAAGGAGATTACTGGTGGACTGGATTTGGTTACATTCAttcaaccaatgagtacaaggttgttagcATATATGAGTCTGAGGGAGAATCAAATGTTGGGATTGTGCAGGTGTACACTGTTGGCAGTGGCACTGGATGGAGAAATGAAGGAACGGCGGATGTCAACATGGAATACGTTAGTAAATTTTCTGGTAGGTTTGTAAGTGGAGCTATTCATTGGGAAAACCACCACGCAGGAACCATTATTGCTTTCCATTTGAATGACGAAAAGTTCAGTGAACTTCCAGCACCACCTTGTTGGACACCAAATGCCCCACGTTCTAGTATTTGTTTAAGGGTTTTAGGTGATTTTCTATGTTCTATTTATTATCCCACTGACCGTAGTTCTGAAATATGGTTATTTAAGAAGAATAAAGATACTTGTAATGACCTGAGATGGCGTAAAGAGTTTAGTTTTGATAGTTATATATGGGGGGCATTTGGGTTTACGAAGAGCGGTAGGTTATTGTGCTATTAG
- the LOC113319710 gene encoding protein REVERSION-TO-ETHYLENE SENSITIVITY1-like, with product MFPGRFSLTDHKVVEDNSSEESILHDLWPLDEVDPTKAKFPCCLVWTPLPVVSWLAPFIGHVGICREDGTVYDFAGSNFVNVDEFAYGSVARYVQLDRKQCCFPPNLSGHTCKHGYKHSENGTAITWDDALRSCMSHFEHKSYNLFTCNCHSYVANCLNRLSYGGDLGWNMVNVAVLVLLKGQWVNVMGVVRSFLPFFVVFCLGISMAGWPFVFAWSAFSFLLMTWFLIGTYCFKNLLDC from the exons ATGTTCCCTGGAAGGTTTTCACTGACGGACCACAAAGTGGTAGAAGATAATAGTTCTGAAGAAAGCATACTTCATGATCTTTGGCCACTTGATGAAGTTGATCCTACAAAAGCTAAATTTCCATGTTGTTTAGTCTGGACTCCACTTCCTGTGGTTTCATGGCTGGCACCTTTCATTGGACATGTCGGTATCTGCCGAGAGGATGGGACTGTCTATGATTTTGCAGGATCCAATTTTGTGAATGTGGATGAATTTGCGTATGGTAGCGTAGCCAGATATGTTCAACTCGACCGAAAACAG TGTTGCTTTCCGCCAAACTTGTCAGGCCACACATGCAAGCATGGGTACAAACATTCAGAGAATGGAACCGCCATAACATGGGACGATGCACTACGCTCATGCATGAGTCACTTTGAGCACAAATCCTACAATCTCTTCACTTGCAACTGCCACTCATATGTTGCCAACTGTTTGAACCGTCTCAGCTATGGTGGAGACTTGGGCTGGAATATGGTCAATGTCGCAGTTCTAGTGCTGTTAAAAGGGCAATGGGTTAATGTCATGGGAGTCGTTAGGTCATTCCTCCCTTTCTTTGTGGTTTTCTGCCTGGGAATATCAATGGCAGGATGGCCTTTTGTTTTTGCCTGGTCtgctttctcttttcttcttatgACATGGTTTCTAATCGGTACTTACTGCTTCAAGAATCTCCTTGATTGCTAA
- the LOC113315087 gene encoding berberine bridge enzyme-like 8 — MGILGTSSIFSFLALSSILLFSTSIVTASSFGDDFLECLNINHLPNTPTIPIYTQNNASYETILRSSERNERFSKSRGPKYIVTPTHESHVQASVICCKKHGLDLKVRSGGHDAEGLSYQSDAPSFVILDFVDFRNVAVDVNDGTAWIQAGAILGEVYYKIAEKSKTYGFPAGVAPTIGVGGHISGGGVGLLVRKYGLSADRVIDACIVNVDGKILNKQTMGADLFWAIRGGGGGNFGVILSWKVKLVPLPALVTVANIQKTLGQGATDLVHKWQFIAHKLDVNIHLSLMLSVVSGDLGKERTVQASFSILFIGDGCPQKLVQLLEESFPELGLKIEDCIQMAWVESHLYFYGLYGQPLETLLVRESPKIFFKQKSDHVKVPIPTTGLLELWRRLLEHVDFTPTVVFLPYGGKMSEISDSELPYPDRQAIYLVFYDANWDNESEQRI; from the coding sequence ATGGGGATTTTAGGTACTAGTAGTATCTTTTCCTTCCTCGCATTATCATCGATACTGTTATTTTCAACTTCAATAGTCACTGCATCATCATTTGGTGATGATTTTCTTGAATGTCTAAACATAAATCATCTACCCAATACCCCAACGATCCCAATCTACACCCAAAACAACGCGTCTTATGAAACCATTCTAAGATCCTCTGAAAGAAACGAGAGGTTTTCTAAATCCAGAGGACCAAAGTATATAGTCACACCAACCCATGAATCTCATGTTCAAGCATCTGTTATTTGCTGCAAGAAACATGGCCTGGACCTTAAAGTTCGAAGCGGTGGTCATGATGCGGAAGGACTGTCTTACCAATCAGATGCTCCTTCGTTTGTCATTCTCGACTTCGTTGACTTTCGTAATGTCGCCGTCGATGTTAATGATGGTACCGCATGGATTCAAGCCGGTGCTATCCTCGGTGAAGTTTATTATAAGATAGCCGAGAAAAGCAAGACTTATGGATTTCCGGCAGGGGTTGCGCCCACGATAGGAGTTGGTGGGCATATCAGTGGAGGTGGAGTTGGTTTGTTGGTGCGGAAATATGGCCTTTCAGCTGATCGAGTCATTGATGCCTGCATCGTCAACGTTGACGGGAAAATCCTAAACAAGCAAACAATGGGTGCGGATCTATTTTGGGCGATCAGAGGAGGTGGTGGAGGGAACTTCGGGGTCATCCTCTCATGGAAAGTTAAGTTGGTTCCTCTACCAGCTCTTGTAACTGTTGCCAACATCCAAAAAACACTAGGACAGGGTGCAACGGACCTTGTGCATAAATGGCAATTCATTGCTCATAAGCTCGATGTAAATATTCATCTTTCCCTGATGTTGTCCGTTGTCAGTGGTGATCTCGGGAAAGAAAGAACAGTGCAAGCTTCATTCTCAATCTTGTTTATCGGGGATGGCTGTCCTCAAAAACTTGTCCAACTATTGGAAGAGAGCTTCCCTGAGCTGggtttgaagattgaagattgtatTCAGATGGCTTGGGTTGAATCTCATCTATACTTCTATGGCTTATATGGACAACCGTTAGAAACCTTACTGGTCAGGGAAAGTCCAAAGATATTCTTTAAGCAAAAATCTGATCATGTCAAGGTTCCAATACCAACAACTGGATTGTTAGAGCTATGGAGAAGGTTGTTAGAACACGTTGACTTTACGCCTACGGTGGTTTTCTTACCGTATGGCGGAAAGATGAGTGAAATTTCAGACTCTGAACTTCCTTATCCAGATAGACAAGCCATTTATCTTGTTTTTTATGACGCAAACTGGGATAATGAAAGTGAACAGAGAATTTAG